The stretch of DNA GTGAGAGAAAAACCTGCGTCCTGCTGACGTAACACTGGGGCCCCCGACAGAGCAGCTCCGAGCGGCCTCTGGGACCCCACGCCCCGTCCCCCACGGCCCTCCAGCACTCACAGGTTCTTAGCGGCCCCGAAGCCTCCAGGGAAGATGGCGGCATCGTGATCGGCCGCGCTGAGCCGGGCCAGGTCGGTGATCTTGCCGCGGGCGATCCTCGCAGACTCGGTCAGGACGTTCCTGGGAGAGAACAGAGACCTGAAGTAGCGTCAGGGTGTGGAGAGCAGAGCCGGGCTTGCGGGAGGCCGGCCCACGAGCAAACACGCAGGTGCTCAAGGTCGGCGTCTAGAAAAACGGCCCTGCCCCACGCAGCAGCTGGCCGGCTTAGCCCTGGGGCCTGAGGAAAGCAGGCGTGGGAAGGTCCAGGTACCGCAGAAGCGGAGGGAAGCAAGCCAGGGCCTGCCCCAGCAGGAGACCGCACTGTCCCTGGCTGGACCCTGCAGCCGGAGCAAGACGGGAGGGCCAGAGGGACCTCAGCGTGTGCCAAGACTGCACGGGCCTCGAGGACAGAGATGCTCGGAGACTGGGGCCCAgccaggggcaggaggcaggagtcCACGCTGATCACAGGGCAGGGGATCACGAAAGCCAGGCAGGAGGACTTCCGGCAAGCGGTAGAGGGTAACGAGTGCCACCATGGCACCGTCGCAGGACAGCCCGGAACGCAGCCAGATTCGTGGCCGGAACCACGCAACCAAGCCCACGGGGTCTCGGGCAGCTTCCAGCACGTCCTGGTCCACGCGCAGGACTTGGGGAGGGACCCACACCTGGTCTCGCTCTCGGAAGGCTGCCCCTTGGTGTGGTCGACCACGTGCATCTGAGGGATGTCAGGAGCGAAGATCTGGACCTTGGCCCCGCCACGGCTCAGGTGGACCAACACCCTGCgtgggagagaaggagacagattcTGAGACACGGCCGACCTGGCGCTGCCTGTCACTCCGCGTGCACGGGCAGTGCCCCACAGAGGGCCCCGTACACACCCCTTATGGCGGCTACCGTCACACGGCCTTCCCGCAGGGCTACGGCCGGCAGGCCAAGGACCCCCACGTCCACAGTTCAGATTCGCTGCCACTGAATCAGCCTGGAGAGCCCAGCTGGTCCCCCAGCTCCCTCTACAAACCGGGGTGCAGGGGACGGGCGACAGGGCCGGTCCCAGCCTGGAAGTCTAGGTTCCCAGAATGCTTTGGGTGCTCTTCCTCCCACAGACGATCGACGCAGGACGGGAGGGCTGAGTCGGGCTTCGGTCAGGACAGGAGGTTCGAGTCCCACTCTGCCCCCCCCTTCCCGTCATGGCCAGAGGGCGGGGGGAGAGACGTCCAGGTCTCCCCGAGGGCTGCTCTGTTCCAGGCCTGGAGCTCTCACTGTCCCCCCTTCAGAGCCGGCGGCGTGAGCCGGTAGGGCCAGCACCCGTCACTCGGGCTCGGCTCCTTGTAACCTGCAGGGCTCTCCGCACTCGGCTCCGTGTCCACCCGCTACCCCGTGCTCCCGTGCCGCAGCCCCGAGCCCCCATCTGGAAGCTCTCCTGGCTCTCTACTGCCCACCAGCTCTGCACACGCCGAAGTCCACTGCGGGCCGGTGCCCACACTGGATGGGAGGGCAGGCGCAGGCTGGGGGGGGCTCGGGCTCCTGGGGGTTCCCTGTGGCCCCGCACCCGGGAGGGACATGCTCCCCAGCCACGTGCTAACTCTCCTCCAACCtgctccaggcccacaagccctagtGCTCGCGTGCACAGAAACCTTTTCACTCAAGTAAGAGAAGGACGAACGACGGCTAACGGGTCCCACCAAAGACGCGGGCCGAGGCGGGCGGCTCACCCGGAGAGCCAGGGAGAGCCAGAAGGAGGACGCCCACGCCCCAGGGCCTCGGAGGGAAGCAGCGGGCGCTAACAGGGCACCAGAAGTGCTCCCTGCTTATCTCTGGGGCACAAGACCACAGACTCGAGGGGCTCCCTGCCCCTCACTTCCCGGCTCACTGGTTTCTGCCTGTCTAGACGAGGGGTCCCCAAATGGTTCAGGAAAAGGCAACCGTCCCTGAGGGCTTACGCTGAGGCCTCGTGGAGCTCAGTCCCATCGTAGACTCCACATCCAGACAGCACCTGCGGGGGAGCGGGGGTCAGGGGGGAGTCCACCTGGAAGCCGCTACcctgggggcgggcggggggcgtgtgtgtgtgtgtgtgtgtgtttgtgtgaagaAGGGCAGGCTCAGAGCAGAGAAGGGAACTGACCCTGGACAGACAGAGGTGAGGGCTGCgcaggggtggggtagggggttaAGGGAGGAGCCTGGGGGCCCAACCCAGAGAGGGCGTGGCTGAGGGGCTAGGGAGCCTTTtctgggggagcagggggagcagcagcagagagatTAGGGGCCGGCCTGGGGGAGAGCAGGGGGCCTGGCCTGGGAGGTAGAGGGGTGTTGCGGGGAGGCTGGGGGCACGACCTAGGGGGTGGAGGGGTGCAGGGGGGGCAGTTAGGGGGCTGGCCTGGGGGAGAGCAGGGGGCCCggcctgggggtggaggggtgcgGCGGGGAGGCTGGGGGCACGACCTAGGGGGTGGAGGGGTGCAGGGGGGGAGTTAGGGGGCTGGCCTGGGGGAGAGCAGGGGGCCGGCCTCGCGGGATGGAGGGGTGCAGCGGGGAGGTTGGGGACACGACCTGGGGGGAGTGGAGGGGTGCGGAGGGGACTTAGGGGGCCGGCCTCGGCGgtagccccgcccccagccccgcccgcCGGCGTCCGCTCACCAGCGCGACCCTGGCCCCCGGGCGCGGCGCCGAGCCGTGGAGGGCCGCGCGTGGCGTGGACGCGTGAAGTGGCGCGAACGCGGAGGCCGCGCGTAGCCTGGAGGCCACCAAGACCCTGACCGCCGCCATGACTGCGCGGGGACACGGGTCGCGGGGTCACGCGGTCACAGAGCCCCGCGCGTAACCAGCGTGCCCCGCGCGTAACCAGCGTGCCCCGCGCCTGCGCAGTCGGCCCGGCCGCCGTCCCGCGAGCGCGCCGGTAGGCGGGGCCGCGCCTGCGCAGTCGCCCTCCCCGCGCAAGATCGTTGCCGGCAGGCCCGGGAGGGTCCCTCCGGGCACTCGCAGGGGGTCCTCCGTTGAACCCCTCTAGGTGTTTCCCAGGAGTCAGTTCGCGGGAGACTCCCCTAATCTACCGCATTT from Neovison vison isolate M4711 chromosome 6, ASM_NN_V1, whole genome shotgun sequence encodes:
- the GATD3 gene encoding glutamine amidotransferase-like class 1 domain-containing protein 3A, mitochondrial yields the protein MAAVRVLVASRLRAASAFAPLHASTPRAALHGSAPRPGARVALVLSGCGVYDGTELHEASAVLVHLSRGGAKVQIFAPDIPQMHVVDHTKGQPSESETRNVLTESARIARGKITDLARLSAADHDAAIFPGGFGAAKNLSTFAADGKDCKVHGDVERVLKEFHAAGKPIGLCCIAPVLAAKVLRGVEVTVGHEQEEGGRWPYAGTAEAIKALGAKHCVKGVTEAHVDQKNKVVTTPAFMCETELHHIHDGIGAMVKKVLELCRK